Proteins from a single region of Pseudorasbora parva isolate DD20220531a chromosome 22, ASM2467924v1, whole genome shotgun sequence:
- the ovgp1 gene encoding chitinase-3-like protein 1 isoform X1, which translates to MNRGITHLTGLNLLFQFVTCSRLVCYLTNWSQYRAGAARYLPENVDPYLCTHLIYAFAIINYANNIAASEWNDVALYSTFNALKNKNPQLKILLSVRDQDASQFSIMLSNWTNRQTFIKSSIEFLRLYKFDGLDLDWEYKGTPETRLEDKLKFTLLCKELLEAFLAEDHSNKDARLILTATVSAQKDVIERSYNIPEISKYLDFISVKTFDFHTFKDGIARHHSPLYSAVHEEENINSNADFALQYWKFQGAPAKKLLMGFATYGRSFILTSSQNGAGAPANSFASPGPYTQEMGLWSYFEICLFLNGGVVQWIEDQKVPFSVKDSDWVGFDNLRSFEIKIKYLQEHSFGGAFVWALDLDDFSGYFCGQGNYPLVSNLKKLLILGAKDEVYPSMASSSTSNNNFATVGIGSSPPTCVKILSSLPALGSQFCTDRSDGLYHRMGSLNSFYNCTGGMTNITWCTPVVLNNSADAQPSQLIIFITLSSASLLTLWHCLF; encoded by the exons ATGAACAGGGGAATAACGCATTTGACAG GCCTGAATTTGCTCTTTCAGTTTG tAACCTGTTCAAGACTGGTGTGTTACTTAACAAACTGGTCTCAGTACAGAGCAGGAGCTGCTAGATACCTTCCCGAGAATGTGGACCCGTACTTGTGTACTCATTTGATCTATGCATTTGCTATTATAAACTATGCCAATAACATAGCAGCGAGTGAGTGGAATGATGTGGCCCTTTATTCGACCTTCAATGCACTTAAGAACAA AAATCCGCAGTTGAAAATCTTGTTGTCTGTCAGAGACCAGGATGCAAGCCA ATTTTCCATTATGTTGTCCAACTGGACAAACCGTCAGACATTTATAAAGTCTTCAATAGAATTTCTGAGGCTGTATAAATTTGATGGGCTGGATTTGGACTGGGAATACAAGGGCACTCCAGAAACGCGTTTGGAAGACAAGCTGAAATTCACTCTACTGTGCAAG GAACTTCTGGAAGCATTTCTAGCTGAAGATCATTCAAACAAAGATGCAAGACTGATTCTAACAGCGACTGTTTCAGCACAGAAAGATGTTATCGAAAGGAGCTACAATATTCCTGAGATCTCAAA gtATTTGGACTTTATTAGTGTCAAGACATTTGATTTTCATACGTTTAAAGATGGCATTGCGAGACATCACAGCCCTTTGTACAGTGCTGtccatgaagaggaaaatatcAACTCAAACGCC GATTTTGCCCTTCAATACTGGAAATTCCAGGGAGCTCCTGCCAAGAAGTTGTTAATGGGTTTTGCCACATATGGACGTTCCTTCATCCTCACCTCCTCTCAGAATGGAGCTGGTGCCCCAGCAAATAGCTTTGCTTCTCCTGGACCTTATACACAAGAGATGGGCTTGTGGTCTTACTTTGAA ATATGTCTTTTCCTAAATGGTGGCGTAGTACAGTGGATAGAAGACCAGAAAGTTCCTTTTTCAGTTAAAGACAGTGACTGGGTGGGATTTGACAATCTGAGGAGCTTTGAGATAAAG ATCAAATACTTACAGGAACATAGCTTTGGTGGTGCGTTTGTATGGGCTCTTGACCTGGATGACTTTTCTGGATATTTTTGTGGACAAGGCAATTATCCTTTAGTCAGCAACCTGAAGAAACTGCTAATACTTG GAGCAAAAGATGAAGTGTATCCTTCCATGGCAAGCTCCAGCACTTCCAACAACAATTTTGCAACAGTTGGGATAGGCTCTTCACCGCCAACATGTGTGAAGATTCTCAGCTCTCTTCCAGCACTGGGAAGTCAGTTCTGTACAGATAGATCAGATGGACTTTATCACAGAATGGGCTCCCTTAACTCATTCTATAACTGTACTGGAGGAATGACAAATATCACGTGGTGCACCCctgttgttttaaataattctgCGGATGCACAACCATCACAGCTAATTATTTTCATTACATTAAGTAGTGCAAGTCTCCTAACTCTGTGGCATTGCCTATTTTAG
- the zc3h11a gene encoding zinc finger CCCH domain-containing protein 11A: protein MTLQGDDCYFYYYSTCTKGDNCPFRHCEAAMGSESVCSLWQEQRCFRNICKFRHMEIKKNRKEIACYWENQPAGCQKPHCAFHHEKPRIIDGNYFAPDKGQIVQKEKEENPHEDKVNQVPAPTANPTNPQLRGVIRTETQENVPSPTHPPVVINPVDDDDEDDQFSEEGDESLGGSPRKLITYKNDSLNFGIQTLEEIRLRKALMANLKKAGQSTMQSSAQNNGTAIEKENIQSHSRLEVYNSKNDSSVNEIGKRKITDRLGKRSLKRDGPVEEELPLKRSLAERLGATVESSTDVLPQKAQKPVRERLGLTADPSSTDSEPKSSGDIRIKTLEEIRQEKAARSLNASKVVRVVKEVPKKEPSPSKKSVKPAGGPQIKTFSEILYEKKKMQENKAQEVNMSAKSPEGDEGPSSAGAPVKAPVAASEVRVKTLEEIRREKAARMQAQLQESIDDKNPTSSEAESSGPPKRRILRINKTSPAAANTVGQTKPDTSDKKLEPVTETNGKGESSSETVKVKTFEEIMREKRLRKLQEEQVTSTNQKDAAPAASPPASESSTQPQTTVRQRIALKPKTSPLPAAVVPQKSSPERSGDSTPLNIPKPSTSPVIPVQLAEGTIQTVETKVKPKVNVKPSVMKPVAQSTQKRKAAKVHSAVAEVKPLNTARQIHSSLVIPNKRVKVASPTSLTDVQSDTQQVPSNTEDVQRVPMSCVEPASTTSAETVAVPQSPVIRTPNVQRSRRLSTTLGRAPAVTSSSMDDFEDLLDEFTDDRLEDDLELDSGKGEDDLLLELSEMIDS, encoded by the exons ATGACCCTTCAAGGAGATGACTGCTACTTCTACTACTATTCCACCTGTACTAAG GGTGACAACTGTCCTTTTCGTCATTGCGAGGCCGCCATGGGTAGCGAGTCGGTCTGCAGCCTGTGGCAGGAGCAAAGGTGCTTCCGTAACATCTGCAAGTTTCGCCATATGGAAATAAAG AAAAACCGCAAAGAAATCGCATGCTATTGGGAGAACCAGCCAGCTGGCTGCCAGAAACCTCACTGTGCTTTTCATCACGAGAAGCCACGCATCATTGATGGGAATTATTTTGCCCCAGACAAAG GTCAAATAGTGCAAAAGGAGAAAGAAGAGAACCCACATGAGGACAAAGTCAACCAAGTACCTGCGCCCACTGCAAACCCTACTAACCCACAGCTTAGAGGTGTCATTAGAACTGAGACCCAAGAGAATGTCCCCAGCCCTACCCATCCACCAGTGGTCATCAACCCtgtggatgatgatgatgaggatg ATCAATTCTCAGAGGAAGGAGATGAATCTCTTGGAGGCTCACCCCGTAAACTGATCACATATAAAA ATGATTCGCTGAACTTTGGTATCCAGACACTGGAGGAGATCAGGTTGAGGAAAGCACTCATGGCCAATCTGAAGAAAGCTG gGCAGTCCACCATGCAGAGCTCTGCCCAAAACAATGGAACTGCTATTGAAAAGGAAAACATTCAGTCACACTCACGTCTGGAAGTTTATAATTCCAAGAATG ATTCATCTGTTAATGAAATTGGAAAAAGAAAAATTACAGACAGACTTGGGAAAAGAAGTTTGAAAAGAG ATGGTCCTGTGGAGGAAGAGTTACCTTTGAAGCGAAGCCTTGCTGAACGTCTCGGTGCAACTGTTGAATCCTCCACAGACGTTCTACCACAGAAAG CTCAGAAACCAGTGCGAGAAAGACTTGGATTGACCGCAGACCCCTCTAGCACAGACAGCGAGCCAAAATCATCTGGAGACATCCGTATAAAAACCCTTGAGGAGATTCGACAAGAGAAGGCAGCCAGAAGCCTCAACGCGAGTAAAGTCGTGCGTGTTGTGAAAGAAGTGCCGAAGAAGGAGCCGAGTCCTTCCAAGAAAAGTGTTAAACCTGCTGGCGGACCACAGATTAAGACTTTCTCTGAAATCCTTtacgaaaagaaaaaaatgcaggAGAATAAAGCCCAGGAAGTGAATATGTCTGCCAAAAGCCCAGAGGGGGATGAAGGGCCTTCCTCTGCAGGAGCTCCAGTCAAGGCCCCTGTGGCAGCCAGCGAGGTACGAGTTAAAACGTTGGAGGAAATACGCAGAGAGAAGGCTGCAAGGATGCAAGCACAACTTCAAGAGAGCATAGACGACAAAAACCCAACCTCTAGTGAAGCAGAGTCAAGTGGACCTCCAAAGAGGCGCATTCTGCGCATTAATAAGACCTCAC cTGCTGCTGCAAACACTGTAGGACAGACAAAACCAGACACGTCTGATAAGAAACTGGAGCCTGTTACAGAG ACAAATGGAAAAGGCGAATCTTCCAGTGAGACTGTTAAAGTGAAGACGTTTGAGGAGATCATGCGAGAGAAGAGACTCCGCAAGCTGCAGGAGGAGCAAGTCACCTCCACCAACCAGAAAGACGCAGCACCTGCTGCCTCACCACCAGCTTCTGAATCTTCCACCCAGCCTCAAACCACAGTAAGACAGAGGATCGCCCTCAAACCCAAGACCTCTCCGCTCCCTGCTGCTGTAGTCCCCCAGAAAAGCTCCCCTGAGCGGTCTGGAGATAGTACTCCATTGAACATACCAAAGCCCTCAACCTCTCCGGTGATTCCTGTCCAGCTAGCTGAGGGAACTATTCAAACAGTGGAGACCAAGG TGAAGCCCAAGGTGAATGTGAAGCCATCGGTAATGAAGCCGGTGGCCCAGTCTACCCAGAAGAGGAAAGCTGCAAAAGTTCACTCTGCTGTTGCTGAAGTGAAACCTCTCAACACTGCCCGTCAAATACATTCCTCACTGGTTATTCCCAACAAGCGCGTTAAG GTGGCATCACCAACCTCTCTGACAGATGTTCAGTCCGACACTCAGCAGGTGCCCTCCAACACAGAGGATGTTCAAAGGGTGCCTATGAGCTGCGTTGAGCCTGCCAGTACTACATCAGCTGAGACTGTTGCAGTCCCTCAAAG CCCTGTGATCAGAACACCTAATGTGCAGCGCTCTCGGCGGCTCAGCACCACTTTAGGTCGTGCTCCTGCTGTTACCAGTTCTTCTATGGATGACTTTGAAGACCTGTTAGATGAATTTACTGATGATCGACTTGAGGATGACTTGGAATTGGATTCGGGCAAGGGAGAGGATGACCTTCTTTTAGAACTATCAGAGATGATTGACAGTTAG
- the ovgp1 gene encoding acidic mammalian chitinase isoform X2 gives MLSNWTNRQTFIKSSIEFLRLYKFDGLDLDWEYKGTPETRLEDKLKFTLLCKELLEAFLAEDHSNKDARLILTATVSAQKDVIERSYNIPEISKYLDFISVKTFDFHTFKDGIARHHSPLYSAVHEEENINSNADFALQYWKFQGAPAKKLLMGFATYGRSFILTSSQNGAGAPANSFASPGPYTQEMGLWSYFEICLFLNGGVVQWIEDQKVPFSVKDSDWVGFDNLRSFEIKIKYLQEHSFGGAFVWALDLDDFSGYFCGQGNYPLVSNLKKLLILGAKDEVYPSMASSSTSNNNFATVGIGSSPPTCVKILSSLPALGSQFCTDRSDGLYHRMGSLNSFYNCTGGMTNITWCTPVVLNNSADAQPSQLIIFITLSSASLLTLWHCLF, from the exons ATGTTGTCCAACTGGACAAACCGTCAGACATTTATAAAGTCTTCAATAGAATTTCTGAGGCTGTATAAATTTGATGGGCTGGATTTGGACTGGGAATACAAGGGCACTCCAGAAACGCGTTTGGAAGACAAGCTGAAATTCACTCTACTGTGCAAG GAACTTCTGGAAGCATTTCTAGCTGAAGATCATTCAAACAAAGATGCAAGACTGATTCTAACAGCGACTGTTTCAGCACAGAAAGATGTTATCGAAAGGAGCTACAATATTCCTGAGATCTCAAA gtATTTGGACTTTATTAGTGTCAAGACATTTGATTTTCATACGTTTAAAGATGGCATTGCGAGACATCACAGCCCTTTGTACAGTGCTGtccatgaagaggaaaatatcAACTCAAACGCC GATTTTGCCCTTCAATACTGGAAATTCCAGGGAGCTCCTGCCAAGAAGTTGTTAATGGGTTTTGCCACATATGGACGTTCCTTCATCCTCACCTCCTCTCAGAATGGAGCTGGTGCCCCAGCAAATAGCTTTGCTTCTCCTGGACCTTATACACAAGAGATGGGCTTGTGGTCTTACTTTGAA ATATGTCTTTTCCTAAATGGTGGCGTAGTACAGTGGATAGAAGACCAGAAAGTTCCTTTTTCAGTTAAAGACAGTGACTGGGTGGGATTTGACAATCTGAGGAGCTTTGAGATAAAG ATCAAATACTTACAGGAACATAGCTTTGGTGGTGCGTTTGTATGGGCTCTTGACCTGGATGACTTTTCTGGATATTTTTGTGGACAAGGCAATTATCCTTTAGTCAGCAACCTGAAGAAACTGCTAATACTTG GAGCAAAAGATGAAGTGTATCCTTCCATGGCAAGCTCCAGCACTTCCAACAACAATTTTGCAACAGTTGGGATAGGCTCTTCACCGCCAACATGTGTGAAGATTCTCAGCTCTCTTCCAGCACTGGGAAGTCAGTTCTGTACAGATAGATCAGATGGACTTTATCACAGAATGGGCTCCCTTAACTCATTCTATAACTGTACTGGAGGAATGACAAATATCACGTGGTGCACCCctgttgttttaaataattctgCGGATGCACAACCATCACAGCTAATTATTTTCATTACATTAAGTAGTGCAAGTCTCCTAACTCTGTGGCATTGCCTATTTTAG